Proteins encoded by one window of Emticicia oligotrophica DSM 17448:
- a CDS encoding NADPH-dependent F420 reductase yields MKIAIIGSGNVGGALAQKFIKAGHNVLVGAKFPLSEKSIKLATQIGEDRFTSVESAVKQCEVVVLATPAPMAAEVAQSLGDTTGKVIIDTMNIVMGRGPAGFSNTTDAILANTATKDVVKCFNTTGFNNMLDTHYGDYAIDAFVAGDSEKGKEVATKLALDAGFGVCYDIGGNDKFQLMEQFAFFWINLAMFKGQGRDIGFKLLKR; encoded by the coding sequence ATGAAAATTGCAATTATTGGTTCAGGGAATGTGGGTGGAGCATTAGCTCAAAAATTTATCAAAGCAGGTCATAATGTATTAGTTGGAGCGAAGTTTCCTTTGAGCGAAAAATCAATCAAATTGGCTACTCAAATTGGAGAAGACCGCTTTACTAGCGTTGAAAGTGCCGTAAAACAATGTGAAGTTGTCGTTTTGGCAACACCTGCCCCGATGGCAGCTGAAGTTGCTCAGTCGTTAGGGGATACCACAGGCAAAGTGATTATTGATACTATGAACATCGTCATGGGTAGAGGCCCAGCAGGATTTTCTAATACCACCGATGCAATTTTAGCAAATACAGCTACCAAAGATGTAGTTAAATGCTTCAATACAACAGGATTCAATAATATGTTAGATACCCATTACGGAGACTATGCCATTGATGCATTCGTAGCGGGAGATTCAGAAAAAGGCAAAGAGGTTGCCACAAAATTAGCCCTTGATGCTGGTTTTGGAGTATGTTATGATATTGGTGGAAATGATAAATTTCAGTTGATGGAACAATTTGCTTTCTTTTGGATAAATCTTGCTATGTTTAAAGGACAAGGGCGTGATATTGGTTTTAAATTATTAAAGAGATAA
- a CDS encoding VOC family protein codes for MENLTWEIAHLAHVELLTPKLDESIRFFHEILGMYITEVSGNSAYLRAYDDYEHHTLKLTVHRHSGIGHFAWRARSQESLGARAKAIEATGFGIGWEDHECGYGEAYKFRYPDGHICELYFDSNKYKPTRETQSALKNTSSKFPGRGMNVRRIDHLNLLARDIRAFANFQFGVLGGRNTERIEFEDGPKGVWVSVNNKSYDLAITEDHSGLNGRFHHLTYAVNSREEVLLAADIALENGVFIETGPHKHAIQQTFFLYLYEPGGNRIEIANPTARLILDPDYETIVWNREERMKGQAWGLKTVESFHTRGTPMPDELL; via the coding sequence ATGGAAAACCTCACTTGGGAAATTGCCCATTTGGCTCATGTTGAGCTACTTACGCCAAAACTAGATGAAAGTATACGTTTCTTTCATGAAATTCTAGGCATGTATATCACCGAAGTTAGTGGAAACTCTGCCTATCTACGAGCCTATGACGATTACGAGCACCATACTTTAAAGCTCACGGTTCATCGTCATTCGGGTATTGGACATTTTGCGTGGCGTGCAAGAAGCCAAGAGTCATTGGGAGCCCGTGCGAAAGCCATTGAAGCTACCGGATTTGGTATTGGTTGGGAAGACCATGAATGTGGTTATGGTGAAGCATACAAGTTTCGTTATCCTGATGGGCATATTTGTGAACTTTATTTCGATTCTAATAAGTATAAGCCTACAAGAGAAACGCAATCTGCTTTGAAAAATACGAGTAGTAAATTTCCTGGTCGTGGTATGAATGTCAGAAGAATTGACCATTTGAATCTTTTAGCCAGAGATATCAGAGCTTTTGCTAATTTTCAATTTGGCGTTTTAGGTGGAAGAAATACCGAAAGAATTGAGTTTGAAGATGGTCCTAAAGGCGTTTGGGTATCGGTAAATAATAAATCCTATGATTTGGCTATTACTGAAGACCATTCTGGTTTAAACGGTCGTTTCCATCATTTAACTTATGCTGTAAATAGTAGAGAAGAAGTACTTCTTGCCGCAGATATTGCACTAGAAAATGGCGTTTTTATCGAAACAGGCCCTCATAAACATGCTATTCAGCAGACATTCTTTTTATATCTTTATGAGCCGGGTGGTAATAGAATTGAAATTGCTAATCCGACCGCAAGATTAATTCTTGACCCAGATTATGAAACCATTGTATGGAATCGAGAAGAACGAATGAAAGGACAAGCGTGGGGACTAAAAACTGTTGAAAGTTTTCATACTCGTGGTACACCAATGCCTGATGAACTTTTGTAA
- a CDS encoding VOC family protein, giving the protein MNAINWFEIPALDLERAFGFYSKVLSGNVRKGTFGNGDLILFNVPFNTGEAVGGSIVVRPDLKPTTDGPVIYLNAFGKLTEAVSKVEEAGGKVIIAEMHLGKFGFAAIIIDTEGNKIGLLSSEL; this is encoded by the coding sequence ATGAACGCAATCAATTGGTTTGAGATTCCTGCCCTTGATTTAGAAAGAGCCTTTGGCTTTTATTCTAAAGTACTTAGCGGAAACGTTCGCAAAGGCACTTTTGGTAATGGCGATTTAATCCTTTTCAATGTTCCGTTTAATACTGGCGAAGCTGTCGGGGGTTCAATTGTAGTTCGCCCAGACTTAAAGCCAACCACAGATGGTCCAGTTATTTATCTAAATGCTTTTGGTAAACTCACCGAAGCTGTAAGTAAAGTTGAAGAAGCTGGTGGGAAAGTAATTATTGCTGAAATGCACCTCGGCAAGTTTGGATTTGCTGCCATAATCATTGATACCGAAGGAAATAAAATCGGACTTCTTTCAAGTGAATTGTAA
- a CDS encoding type 1 glutamine amidotransferase domain-containing protein, with protein sequence MITEVNNYVHFHGAPVKGKILMVASSPSISKQTGWPIGFWAAELTHPLRVFQEAGYEVELVSTEGGKLEMDGYSNPTDASGYSAHDVISLGYMQQQWFNDMLLNTKKLTEVDATNYDAIFLVGGQGPMYTFRGNKDLEILFANFYEAGKPSAAVCHSTTLLLEAKKSNGELLVSGKTWTGFADAEEEFADQAVGMKIQPYRIENEAKKIVGTTFKVAAPFSSYAIQDGNLITGQQQNSGAAAAELVVKTLNK encoded by the coding sequence ATGATAACTGAAGTAAACAACTACGTACATTTCCACGGAGCACCTGTAAAAGGTAAAATTTTAATGGTGGCTAGTTCACCAAGTATTTCAAAACAAACTGGTTGGCCTATTGGCTTTTGGGCCGCCGAACTTACACACCCTTTAAGAGTTTTTCAAGAAGCAGGATATGAAGTTGAGTTGGTTTCGACAGAAGGTGGAAAATTAGAAATGGATGGTTATTCAAATCCGACCGATGCAAGTGGTTATTCAGCTCATGATGTGATTTCTTTGGGTTATATGCAACAACAATGGTTCAATGATATGTTGCTAAATACCAAGAAACTTACAGAGGTGGATGCTACCAATTATGATGCAATCTTTTTGGTAGGTGGACAAGGCCCAATGTACACTTTCAGAGGAAATAAGGATTTAGAAATATTATTTGCTAATTTCTATGAGGCGGGTAAACCAAGTGCTGCCGTTTGTCACTCAACAACTTTACTCTTAGAAGCAAAAAAATCTAATGGTGAGTTATTGGTATCAGGAAAAACATGGACTGGCTTTGCTGACGCCGAAGAAGAATTTGCTGACCAAGCAGTTGGTATGAAAATACAACCTTATCGGATTGAAAACGAAGCAAAGAAAATAGTTGGAACAACCTTTAAAGTAGCTGCTCCATTTTCTTCTTATGCAATTCAAGATGGAAATTTAATTACTGGTCAGCAACAAAATTCTGGTGCTGCCGCTGCCGAATTAGTTGTAAAAACTTTAAACAAATAA
- a CDS encoding bestrophin family protein — protein sequence MILRKIFNPFAVARYMRTELVVSTVISVSVYFLYHNQHLEKVSLPFSIAAILGSALAIFLAFRNNNAYSRWWEARTIWGGVINNSRIFARQIIANADNAVIIGKASKQQVEAFKKELIYRQIAFAHALRLHLRRQNSWEELKHLLSAGEFEELSKKANKPNYLLQNQGIRIKEGMRSEILGAFDNISLEPTLAGFNNFQGSCERIKNTPLLRQYHFFTKLFLLVFMVILPFSLISDFNKMGMPILMIPLSILVAFVFGVMGKVGEVNEDPFENRITDIPMTSMCNTIERDLKEMLGENSLPTKLESENGYIY from the coding sequence ATGATTCTACGAAAAATATTTAACCCATTTGCCGTGGCTCGCTACATGCGTACCGAATTGGTAGTTTCAACTGTCATTTCGGTTTCGGTGTATTTTCTTTACCACAATCAACACTTAGAAAAAGTAAGCTTACCATTTTCAATTGCAGCCATTTTAGGTAGTGCTTTGGCAATTTTTCTTGCTTTTCGCAATAATAACGCTTATAGTCGTTGGTGGGAGGCCAGAACCATTTGGGGCGGAGTTATCAACAATAGTAGAATCTTTGCCCGACAGATTATCGCAAATGCCGATAATGCGGTAATAATCGGCAAGGCTTCAAAACAACAAGTAGAGGCCTTTAAAAAAGAATTAATTTATCGTCAAATTGCTTTTGCCCATGCTTTGCGTCTGCACCTTCGTCGTCAAAATTCTTGGGAAGAACTGAAGCATTTACTTTCTGCTGGGGAGTTTGAAGAATTAAGTAAAAAGGCCAATAAACCTAATTATTTGCTTCAAAATCAAGGTATTAGGATTAAAGAAGGAATGAGAAGTGAAATTTTGGGGGCATTCGATAATATCAGTCTTGAACCAACTTTAGCCGGATTTAATAACTTTCAAGGTTCGTGCGAGCGAATCAAAAATACGCCACTTTTGCGTCAGTATCATTTCTTTACCAAACTTTTTCTTTTGGTTTTTATGGTGATTTTACCATTTTCACTTATTTCAGATTTTAATAAAATGGGAATGCCAATCCTTATGATTCCTTTGAGTATTTTGGTGGCTTTTGTATTTGGAGTAATGGGAAAAGTTGGCGAAGTAAACGAAGACCCTTTCGAAAATCGTATTACAGATATTCCAATGACTTCGATGTGTAATACAATTGAAAGAGATTTAAAAGAAATGCTTGGAGAAAATAGTTTACCAACTAAATTAGAATCAGAAAACGGTTATATTTATTAA
- a CDS encoding PVC-type heme-binding CxxCH protein has translation MTKKILFFPFFALLILLFSCQKVPKNLEGFELEEGFKLEKVASEPLIVDPVDLEFNENGDAMVLEMPGYPMEDKQSRLLILKDKNADGVYDSSMVFAENLGLADSFMPYKKGVLVASPPYLLQLHDDNQDYRVDKIDTLMGGFTKENLQHNYNGLTYGIDNWIYAANGGNDGKPYWWGDKTTAIDLRGQDLRFNLETHQMERLGASSGGFGLGMDEFGRFYETHNLTHISHLVFPDRYLKGRRILSENTLQNISDHEENGLARIYPIGEQEDRVNHPEQSGYFSGSCGITYYGGGALGEKYNNTVWVADVVLNLIHVDKIKAKGASFTASRILEKKDFLASTDRAFRPVNMSVGPDGGMYVIDIHRKVIEHPEWIPDEIEKTLDLNAGKNQGRIYKISLENGGKSFEFQQFKTTEGLLNALENPNQWVRNTAQRLLMEKQLSNESLVGLRNLLKSDNDFARLHAFWILSNSGEITANEVELGLNDKNASIRENVLKISEGFINKSESVLNKVMALLIDSEPRIRMQAALSLSTLPENHPFYKEKQVFILKALAKTAQQTNDEWNVAAITLAAQNKSAELFALIAKEKQPNAQLLASLALNTFGGTDEFILVLKTLQNSNLSDKEKAFVVKQLTQNIEKIDGKLIENQLISLENSANLDLLKELAAIRQKLKLSPAPQFLKYSNEAAQNVLNASLLDSLRIQYLALLDFVPYAQKSTILYECLKNSQPLKLQENALRQLSNYRDKEIGKKVVAMWKDLSPQTRRFASDLLLYIESNHDALLTGLENGTINIGEMNFDLERRRTLLWWTDNEDTKRRAKKLFSDSGVSNRQAAMDKMKPALSLSGDALKGEKVFSNTCANCHKYGNIGNEVGPVLTEISRKSKATILHEILDPNSAVDPKYINHNLETKSGAIHTGIIANETDKSVTIHKIGGEKVTINKSDIKTFRSMGTSLMMEGFENAISKQEMADLLEFLQKGGKK, from the coding sequence ATGACAAAAAAAATCCTTTTCTTTCCCTTTTTTGCTCTTTTAATCTTATTGTTTTCTTGTCAAAAAGTACCTAAAAATCTCGAAGGTTTTGAGCTTGAAGAAGGATTTAAGCTCGAAAAAGTTGCATCAGAACCGCTAATTGTTGACCCCGTTGATTTAGAATTCAACGAAAATGGCGATGCCATGGTACTTGAGATGCCGGGTTATCCGATGGAAGATAAGCAGAGTCGTTTATTAATTTTGAAAGATAAAAATGCCGATGGCGTTTATGATAGCTCAATGGTTTTTGCAGAAAACTTGGGTTTAGCAGATTCATTCATGCCATATAAAAAAGGGGTTTTAGTAGCATCACCGCCTTATTTACTCCAACTTCATGATGATAATCAAGATTATCGAGTTGATAAAATTGATACCTTGATGGGTGGTTTTACCAAAGAAAATCTTCAGCATAATTATAATGGACTTACCTATGGAATTGATAATTGGATTTATGCAGCGAATGGGGGAAATGACGGAAAACCTTATTGGTGGGGCGACAAGACTACTGCCATAGATTTACGAGGACAAGATTTAAGATTCAACCTCGAAACCCACCAAATGGAACGTTTGGGTGCTTCTTCCGGTGGATTTGGCTTAGGAATGGATGAGTTTGGACGTTTTTATGAAACCCATAATTTGACACATATTTCGCATTTGGTTTTTCCCGACCGATACCTTAAAGGAAGAAGAATTTTAAGTGAAAATACTTTACAAAATATATCTGACCATGAAGAAAATGGCTTAGCAAGAATATATCCAATTGGTGAGCAAGAAGACCGTGTGAATCATCCTGAGCAGTCGGGCTATTTTTCGGGTTCTTGTGGCATTACGTATTATGGTGGAGGTGCTTTAGGCGAAAAATATAATAATACGGTTTGGGTAGCCGATGTAGTATTAAACTTAATTCACGTTGATAAAATTAAGGCTAAAGGTGCTTCTTTTACGGCTTCACGAATTTTGGAAAAGAAAGATTTTTTAGCAAGTACCGATAGAGCTTTCCGACCTGTAAATATGAGTGTTGGCCCCGATGGAGGTATGTATGTGATTGATATTCACAGAAAAGTAATTGAGCATCCCGAGTGGATTCCTGATGAAATTGAAAAGACGTTAGATTTGAACGCAGGAAAAAATCAAGGTAGAATTTATAAAATTTCTTTAGAAAATGGAGGTAAAAGTTTCGAATTTCAGCAGTTTAAAACTACTGAAGGATTATTAAACGCACTTGAAAATCCTAATCAATGGGTACGAAATACCGCTCAAAGACTTTTGATGGAAAAACAGCTAAGTAATGAATCTTTAGTTGGTCTGAGAAATCTATTGAAATCTGATAATGATTTTGCTCGTTTGCATGCTTTTTGGATTTTAAGTAATTCCGGGGAAATTACAGCAAATGAAGTAGAATTGGGTTTAAATGATAAAAATGCTTCGATTAGAGAAAATGTCTTGAAAATTTCAGAGGGCTTTATCAATAAAAGTGAATCTGTATTGAATAAAGTAATGGCTTTGTTGATTGATTCAGAGCCTCGAATTCGAATGCAAGCTGCTTTAAGTTTAAGCACACTTCCTGAAAATCATCCATTTTACAAGGAAAAACAAGTGTTTATTCTGAAAGCGTTAGCAAAAACAGCACAACAAACGAATGATGAATGGAATGTTGCTGCGATTACTTTGGCCGCTCAAAATAAATCAGCCGAACTTTTTGCATTGATTGCTAAAGAAAAACAACCCAATGCTCAATTATTGGCATCTTTAGCACTGAATACTTTTGGCGGAACTGATGAATTTATTCTTGTTTTGAAAACCCTTCAAAACTCAAATCTTTCAGACAAAGAGAAAGCTTTTGTAGTAAAACAATTAACTCAAAATATTGAAAAAATTGATGGAAAACTAATTGAAAATCAGCTTATTTCACTTGAAAATTCAGCTAATTTGGATTTATTGAAAGAGTTGGCAGCAATTCGCCAAAAACTTAAACTTTCGCCTGCTCCGCAATTTTTGAAGTATAGCAATGAGGCCGCACAAAATGTTTTAAACGCTTCTCTACTAGATTCGCTCAGAATTCAATATTTGGCATTGCTCGACTTTGTTCCTTATGCTCAAAAATCAACCATCTTATATGAATGTTTAAAAAATTCGCAACCGCTGAAATTACAAGAAAACGCTTTACGTCAGCTTTCAAATTATCGTGACAAAGAGATAGGAAAAAAGGTAGTGGCCATGTGGAAAGACCTTAGCCCGCAAACACGTCGTTTTGCAAGCGATTTATTACTTTACATCGAAAGTAACCATGATGCACTATTGACTGGCCTTGAAAATGGCACAATCAATATTGGCGAGATGAATTTTGACCTTGAACGAAGAAGAACTTTACTTTGGTGGACAGACAATGAAGATACCAAACGCCGAGCTAAAAAATTATTCAGCGATTCGGGTGTGAGTAATCGCCAAGCGGCAATGGATAAAATGAAACCTGCATTGAGTCTAAGTGGTGATGCTCTCAAGGGTGAAAAAGTATTCAGTAATACTTGTGCTAATTGCCACAAATACGGCAATATTGGCAATGAAGTCGGTCCAGTTTTAACTGAAATTAGTAGAAAAAGTAAAGCGACTATTCTCCACGAAATTCTTGACCCCAACTCGGCGGTTGACCCTAAATATATTAATCATAATCTTGAAACAAAAAGTGGAGCCATCCATACTGGAATTATTGCTAATGAAACAGATAAATCGGTGACGATTCATAAAATTGGGGGCGAAAAAGTCACCATCAACAAATCTGATATCAAAACTTTTAGGTCGATGGGTACATCTCTAATGATGGAAGGCTTTGAAAATGCAATTTCTAAGCAAGAAATGGCAGATTTATTAGAGTTTTTACAAAAAGGAGGGAAAAAATAG
- a CDS encoding prolyl oligopeptidase family serine peptidase, translated as MKNKLLLLIIFSAFVNIGVFAKTSNFIASNQYTLVVEGYDWGPAVSKVILELDAPTTNADFKDYTVSVDRSSDCVTIPENQKNGSRTVVFAYVSDPQGNRVKEGSNITLVLSVAPNLPIGSPFQYSTGGKCRGNQWVTYQVTVTDTKTNKVWNKEKSRIRPLVDDFDLTGKYEYEAGKTMSYAAFTPKKKASKAPLIIWLHGGGEGGYDPTITLLGNKAANYASPEIQAYFGGAYVLSPQCPGAWMHDKDGKTQPGSGEDVYNIGLMALIKEFVNKHPDIDTKRIYLGGCSNGGYMSLKLLLKEPNYFAAAYISALAYQSQYITDQQINSIKHIPIWFLHSKEDNTTKPDLTVVPVYERLKKAGAKNLHFSYYDHVTDITGFFGGENYYYNGHWSWIYSHANTAKLDYDGKPVLLNGRPVTIMEWMAAQAKK; from the coding sequence ATGAAAAACAAACTCTTATTATTAATTATTTTCAGTGCATTTGTAAATATTGGCGTTTTTGCAAAAACGTCAAATTTTATCGCTTCTAATCAATATACCCTTGTTGTAGAAGGTTACGACTGGGGACCAGCAGTAAGTAAAGTGATTTTAGAACTTGACGCTCCAACTACCAATGCCGATTTTAAAGACTATACTGTTTCAGTAGATAGAAGCTCAGATTGTGTAACTATTCCAGAAAATCAAAAAAATGGTTCACGTACTGTTGTCTTTGCTTATGTTTCTGACCCTCAAGGAAATCGTGTCAAAGAAGGCTCAAATATCACTTTAGTATTGAGTGTAGCTCCAAATTTACCGATTGGTTCTCCATTTCAATATTCAACTGGTGGTAAATGTAGAGGCAATCAATGGGTTACTTACCAAGTAACTGTTACAGATACCAAAACCAATAAAGTTTGGAATAAAGAAAAATCACGTATTCGCCCATTGGTTGATGATTTTGATTTGACAGGAAAATACGAATATGAAGCAGGAAAAACGATGTCTTATGCGGCATTTACACCTAAGAAAAAAGCCAGCAAAGCTCCACTTATCATTTGGTTACACGGTGGTGGTGAAGGTGGATACGACCCAACAATTACGCTATTAGGAAACAAAGCTGCCAATTATGCTTCACCTGAAATCCAAGCTTATTTTGGCGGTGCTTATGTCCTATCTCCACAATGCCCTGGAGCTTGGATGCACGATAAAGATGGGAAAACACAACCTGGCTCTGGTGAAGATGTTTATAATATTGGTTTAATGGCTTTAATCAAAGAATTTGTCAATAAACACCCAGATATTGACACAAAAAGAATTTATCTGGGCGGTTGTTCAAATGGTGGATATATGTCATTGAAGCTACTTTTAAAAGAGCCCAATTATTTTGCGGCTGCCTATATCAGTGCTTTGGCGTATCAATCACAATATATTACTGACCAACAGATTAATAGCATTAAGCACATTCCGATTTGGTTTTTACATTCAAAAGAAGACAATACCACAAAGCCAGATTTGACAGTTGTGCCTGTTTACGAACGATTGAAAAAAGCGGGTGCTAAAAACCTTCATTTTAGCTATTACGACCACGTGACAGATATTACAGGTTTCTTTGGAGGAGAAAATTATTACTATAATGGCCATTGGTCATGGATTTATTCACATGCCAATACTGCCAAATTAGATTATGATGGAAAGCCCGTACTTTTGAATGGTCGCCCCGTTACAATTATGGAATGGATGGCAGCCCAAGCAAAGAAATAA
- a CDS encoding helix-turn-helix domain-containing protein, protein MKQEKSILNFEGLYGDDYGRYSSEYIFLELIATRSQLFNWTIKPHIHSQLFQLFIVRKGSLLFQEATQEHQLQAPCITLIPPTKLHGLVYNPDVEGYILTLSESIIDEIFKTSSVVWKTLEDIRILNHFEDKTFDKIQKNLANIEFELFGENPERYLMLRAYLTELFISLHRLTKQEEAQQNDSMTMAHFRKFQLLIKQANYPKSIPEFADELNISSVHLNRICNAVSGKSAIELVHQNIINEAQKYLLHTSYSVSEIAYMLKFEYPNYFAKLFKKHTGVSPLEFRKMDRK, encoded by the coding sequence ATGAAACAAGAGAAAAGTATTTTAAACTTTGAAGGGCTATATGGTGATGATTATGGAAGATATTCTTCAGAATATATCTTCTTGGAATTGATTGCCACACGTAGTCAACTTTTTAATTGGACAATCAAACCGCACATTCATTCGCAACTTTTTCAGCTATTTATTGTAAGAAAAGGCTCACTTTTGTTTCAAGAAGCGACGCAAGAACATCAACTTCAAGCACCATGTATTACACTTATACCTCCAACCAAATTACATGGCTTGGTTTATAACCCAGATGTAGAAGGGTATATACTTACCTTATCTGAAAGCATTATTGATGAAATTTTTAAAACATCAAGTGTAGTTTGGAAAACACTGGAAGATATCAGAATATTGAATCACTTTGAAGATAAAACTTTCGATAAAATTCAAAAAAATTTAGCCAATATTGAGTTTGAATTATTTGGAGAAAATCCTGAACGCTATCTAATGCTTAGGGCTTACTTGACGGAATTATTCATAAGCTTACATCGATTAACCAAGCAAGAAGAAGCACAACAAAATGATTCGATGACAATGGCACATTTTAGAAAGTTTCAGCTATTAATTAAACAAGCTAACTACCCAAAAAGTATTCCCGAATTTGCCGATGAACTTAATATTTCATCAGTTCATTTAAATCGTATATGCAATGCCGTTTCAGGTAAATCGGCCATAGAATTAGTACATCAAAATATCATTAATGAAGCACAAAAATACCTATTGCACACTTCTTATTCGGTTTCTGAAATTGCATATATGCTAAAGTTTGAGTATCCTAACTACTTTGCCAAACTCTTTAAAAAGCATACTGGAGTATCTCCTTTAGAATTTAGGAAGATGGATAGAAAGTAA
- a CDS encoding GxxExxY protein, which translates to MTENDISYKIRGCIFRIFNNICPGLLESAYEAALIYELRNSA; encoded by the coding sequence ATGACAGAAAATGATATTTCATACAAAATACGAGGCTGTATTTTTAGAATTTTTAATAATATTTGTCCAGGACTTCTAGAAAGTGCCTACGAAGCTGCTCTAATTTATGAACTTCGAAATTCTGCTTAA
- a CDS encoding acyl-CoA thioesterase, which produces MQRLESFSKTYEIGWNHLDANAHVKNSAYAEFGDDVRIAFWQTCGASPLLMHELGVGPILFDSYIQFYKELHLSESIIVDIALENISEDFRKWKIIQHIYKQEGLILAAKITLNGSFMDLKTRKVCPAIGAMRDSFLIMPTKPIKEF; this is translated from the coding sequence ATGCAAAGATTAGAAAGCTTTTCCAAAACTTATGAAATAGGCTGGAATCATTTAGATGCCAATGCCCACGTAAAAAACTCCGCTTATGCCGAATTTGGCGATGATGTCCGCATTGCCTTTTGGCAAACATGTGGTGCAAGTCCCTTACTTATGCACGAATTGGGCGTAGGGCCAATCTTATTTGATAGCTACATCCAGTTTTACAAGGAATTACACTTAAGCGAAAGTATTATTGTGGATATTGCATTAGAAAATATCAGTGAAGATTTCCGCAAATGGAAAATCATTCAGCACATTTATAAACAAGAAGGATTAATTTTAGCGGCAAAAATTACACTTAATGGTTCATTTATGGATTTGAAAACCCGAAAAGTTTGTCCAGCCATTGGAGCAATGAGAGATTCGTTTTTAATTATGCCAACTAAACCAATTAAGGAATTTTAA
- a CDS encoding zinc ribbon domain-containing protein YjdM, producing the protein MSEFPPCPKCKSEYVYPSDGLLICPECFYEWNPEDEAAEAVEDGTFKVLDSNGNELKDGDTVVVIKDLPVKGAPKPVKAGTKVKNIRLVDSNDGHNIDCKIDGFGAMGLKSEFVKKA; encoded by the coding sequence ATGTCAGAATTTCCTCCTTGCCCAAAGTGTAAATCAGAATATGTATATCCGAGTGATGGCTTACTGATTTGTCCAGAATGTTTTTATGAATGGAATCCAGAAGATGAAGCAGCGGAAGCAGTTGAAGATGGAACCTTCAAAGTTTTAGATTCAAATGGCAACGAACTCAAAGATGGTGATACAGTGGTAGTTATCAAGGACTTACCTGTAAAAGGAGCTCCAAAACCAGTAAAAGCTGGGACAAAAGTAAAGAATATCCGCTTAGTGGATTCCAATGATGGACACAATATTGACTGTAAAATTGATGGTTTCGGGGCAATGGGTCTAAAATCCGAATTCGTTAAAAAAGCTTGA
- a CDS encoding GxxExxY protein produces the protein MIYEDVKVDIAYHLDIDVENKVIIELKSVKNLLVLLHKQ, from the coding sequence ATGATTTATGAAGATGTAAAAGTTGACATTGCGTATCACTTAGACATCGATGTTGAAAATAAAGTCATTATCGAACTTAAATCGGTAAAAAATCTTCTGGTTTTGCTTCATAAACAATAG
- a CDS encoding winged helix-turn-helix transcriptional regulator, which translates to MGDFKYNGKIYYNPVEFAMDRIGGTWKMPILWRLKDRVMRYSELQKDIPHISQKMLTTQLRELEEDGFVTRKVYPVVPPKTEYTITDRGLRAIEVVKTIREYGLELMKEMRIND; encoded by the coding sequence ATGGGAGATTTTAAATACAATGGTAAGATTTACTATAATCCAGTAGAGTTTGCCATGGATAGAATCGGTGGCACATGGAAAATGCCAATTTTATGGCGTCTGAAAGACCGAGTGATGAGGTATAGTGAGCTACAAAAAGACATTCCACATATTTCGCAAAAAATGCTTACGACTCAACTGCGTGAATTGGAAGAAGATGGATTTGTGACGAGAAAAGTATATCCAGTAGTTCCACCAAAAACTGAGTATACAATTACCGACCGTGGACTTCGAGCTATTGAAGTTGTAAAAACTATCAGAGAATATGGATTAGAATTGATGAAAGAAATGAGAATAAATGACTAA